The window TTCTTTTACCTGTCCTTCATAAATATTTGTTGTGTATATGTTTTTTTTATCGTCCAAAGCATTTGCTCCAATAAAAGCAACATCGAATGTATATCTAGCAAGTGAGGACAAAGTTTCAGATCCCACAAACGCTCCTGTTCGTTGCAAATATTTACCACCAACCAAATAAATATTTTCATTTCCATTACCAAGTAAAACTTTAATATGTTCAAAAGAATTTGTAACTATTGTTAATTCAAATTCTGGCATAATTGCTTTGCATAGAAAGTATGTTGTCGAACCAGCATCTATAAATACAGTTGAACCCCTACTTAATGATTTTATTGCTTTTTCTGCTATCATTTGTTTAGCCGTTTTATCTTCTGTTAATCGCAGTTGTAAATCTTGTTCTTGAACAATACTAGTTTTGATTGGCTTTGCTCCACCATGTACTTTTATAATTCTTTTTTGAACTTCTAAATCCTTTAAATCTCGCCTTAAAGTTGTTAAAGGAATATTTAAATCTATTGCAATATCTTCAACGTAACTTAATTCTCTTTTATTAATATAATTTAATATTATTGTGTGCCTTTCATCTTTTATCACA of the Spiroplasma endosymbiont of Labia minor genome contains:
- a CDS encoding DeoR/GlpR family DNA-binding transcription regulator, giving the protein MIKDERHTIILNYINKRELSYVEDIAIDLNIPLTTLRRDLKDLEVQKRIIKVHGGAKPIKTSIVQEQDLQLRLTEDKTAKQMIAEKAIKSLSRGSTVFIDAGSTTYFLCKAIMPEFELTIVTNSFEHIKVLLGNGNENIYLVGGKYLQRTGAFVGSETLSSLARYTFDVAFIGANALDDKKNIYTTNIYEGQVKELAIKQSQRAVILMTSNKLDKRAFVKIANLNDVILMTEKKDIY